In Nissabacter sp. SGAir0207, the genomic stretch TATCATCAGTGGCAAGCTTCATCTCTTGCCATGCTCTACGCTTGCCAAAGGAATTTCCCGTGCTGCAAAAACTCGACTCGCTGCTTAATCAGGCCGGCATTGTGTTGCCCGATCAGCAGAAAAACCAGCTGCTGGCCTATGTGGGTATGCTGGATAAGTGGAACAAAGCCTATAACCTGACCTCAGTGCGTGACCCGGCAGAGATGTTGGTGCGCCACATCCTCGACAGTATCGTGGTCAACCCGCACCTTCAGGGAAGCCGCTTTATCGATGTCGGCACCGGGCCGGGGTTGCCTGGCATCCCGTTGGCGATTGTGCGCCCCGATTCCCACTTCACGTTGCTGGACAGCTTGGGCAAGCGCGTGCGCTTCCTGCGCCAGGTACAGCATGAGTTAGGACTTACTAACATTACGCCAGTGCAGAGCCGTGTCGAGGCGTTCCCAGCTGAGCCGCCGTTTGACGGCGTCATTAGCCGCGCATTCGCTTCACTGGATGATATGGTCTCCTGGTGCCACCATCTGCCTGCGGCGCAGCATGGGCGTTTCTACGCGCTTAAGGGCGTACGTCCAGATGATGAGTTGGCTGCCATCGAGGGCAGGGCAGGGGTGGAGCAGATTGTTCGCCTGACGGTGCCCGGTTTGGAAGGTGAGCGGCATCTGGTAATATTGAAGCCTGAATAATTTGAGCGATATCA encodes the following:
- the rsmG gene encoding 16S rRNA (guanine(527)-N(7))-methyltransferase RsmG — its product is MLQKLDSLLNQAGIVLPDQQKNQLLAYVGMLDKWNKAYNLTSVRDPAEMLVRHILDSIVVNPHLQGSRFIDVGTGPGLPGIPLAIVRPDSHFTLLDSLGKRVRFLRQVQHELGLTNITPVQSRVEAFPAEPPFDGVISRAFASLDDMVSWCHHLPAAQHGRFYALKGVRPDDELAAIEGRAGVEQIVRLTVPGLEGERHLVILKPE